One region of Carassius gibelio isolate Cgi1373 ecotype wild population from Czech Republic chromosome A1, carGib1.2-hapl.c, whole genome shotgun sequence genomic DNA includes:
- the zp3c gene encoding zona pellucida sperm-binding protein 3 isoform X2 gives MKYQRMWLNWLLAVFLNTNHLVNSFSFEADDFDPEAEWESMESLPSSGNGYDSDLFVPKSKRLLNTNPPLKLPASVRIPADELYKEHFTPEKGSKPIPPLVQSILLPTAPTEISATPVPGEPKTVEVLCYLDRMYVRVLKSFCSSPGARTHLKLGTCAVNKATATHYYLLYPLKGCGVEREEDANRVTYTNTLHYTPSATGLIVRDLPFSMQIRCSYTKFHRSYQVGFIPKIAGGTLYRGLQTPAGFSLTAMDASWNSLADGQSFVLGQPVCFEAKGPRVANKRLYMNSCFVSSTPYLQAVEKYSVVENYGCLVDSKNSFLTKFHTSVNKMTVRLCVAAFLFENMISLPQSKQTMFMHCELVFGPQTPTPTAKSCTYDAQTNQWTELHGGITICDCCASTCPTPQVPSGKTLITSDSWDLKMRPETSSPLSPESMPESSLSGHDDFDLFWESDDY, from the exons ATGAAATATCAGAGGATGTGGCTGAACTGGCTGCTGGCTGTTTTTCTCAACACTAATCATTTAGTGAACTCATTCTCTTTTGAAGCTGATGACTTTGATCCTGAGGCAGAATGGGAATCGATGGAAAGTTTACCATCAAGCGGAAATGGTTATGACAGTGACTTGTTTGTGCCAAAATCCAAAAGGCTTTTAAACACGAACCCTCCGCTAAAACTACCGGCGTCGGTACGTATCCCAGCGGATGAACTCTACAAAGAGCATTTCACCCCTGAGAAGGGCAGTAAACCGATACCTCCGCTGGTGCAGTCGATACTTCTGCCCACAGCACCTACCGAGATATCAGCTACTCCAGTCCCCGGTGAACCGAAGACGGTGGAGGTTTTGTGTTACCTGGACCGGATGTACGTGAGAGTCCTGAAGAGCTTTTGTTCTAGTCCCGGCGCGAGGACGCACTTGAAACTGGGAACGTGTGCTGTCAATAAAGCCACGGCCACTCACTATTATCTTCTGTATCCTCTGAAAGGATGTGGTGTAGAACGAGAG GAGGATGCCAATCGAGTGACTTACACGAACACGCTCCATTATACACCAAGTGCCACCGGTTTGATCGTGAGGGACCTGCCGTTTTCGATGCAAATTCGTTGTAGCTACACAAA GTTCCATCGCTCTTATCAGGTTGGATTCATTCCCAAGATAGCAGGTGGAACCTTGTACAGGGGCCTACAAACTCCAGCAGGGTTCTCACTTACGGCAATGGACG CATCTTGGAACTCGCTTGCTGATGGCCAGAGTTTTGTCCTTGGCCAACCCGTATGCTTCGAAGCCAAAGGCCCCAGGGTTGCAAACAAAAGGCTGTACATGAACAGTTGTTTTGTCAGTTCCACTCCATACCTTCAGGCGGTGGAGAAATATTCTGTGGTGGAGAATTATGG ATGCCTGGTGGACAGCAAGAACAGCTTTCTGACAAAGTTCCACACCAGTGTTAATAAGATGACTGTGAGGCTTTGTGTTGCAGCTTTTCTGTTTGAAAACATGATTTCTCTGCCACAGTCCAAACag ACCATGTTTATGCATTGTGAGTTGGTCTTTGGACCACAGACCCCTACACCAACTGCCAAGTCATGCACGTATGATGCACAAACCAACCA GTGGACTGAGTTACACGGTGGCATCACCATATGTGACTGTTGTGCATCTACATGTCCTACTCCTCAAGTTCCATCTG GTAAGACATTGATCACCAGTGATTCTTGGGATTTGAAGATGCGCCCAGAAACCTCATCACCTCTTTCACCTGAGTCCATGCCTGAATCGTCTTTATCTGGCCATGATGACTTTGATTTGTTCTGGGAATCTGATGattactag
- the zp3c gene encoding zona pellucida sperm-binding protein 3 isoform X1, producing MKYQRMWLNWLLAVFLNTNHLVNSFSFEADDFDPEAEWESMESLPSSGNGYDSDLFVPKSKRLLNTNPPLKLPASVRIPADELYKEHFTPEKGSKPIPPLVQSILLPTAPTEISATPVPGEPKTVEVLCYLDRMYVRVLKSFCSSPGARTHLKLGTCAVNKATATHYYLLYPLKGCGVEREEDANRVTYTNTLHYTPSATGLIVRDLPFSMQIRCSYTKFHRSYQVGFIPKIAGGTLYRGLQTPAGFSLTAMDASWNSLADGQSFVLGQPVCFEAKGPRVANKRLYMNSCFVSSTPYLQAVEKYSVVENYGCLVDSKNSFLTKFHTSVNKMTVRLCVAAFLFENMISLPQSKQTMFMHCELVFGPQTPTPTAKSCTYDAQTNQWTELHGGITICDCCASTCPTPQVPSVGKTLITSDSWDLKMRPETSSPLSPESMPESSLSGHDDFDLFWESDDY from the exons ATGAAATATCAGAGGATGTGGCTGAACTGGCTGCTGGCTGTTTTTCTCAACACTAATCATTTAGTGAACTCATTCTCTTTTGAAGCTGATGACTTTGATCCTGAGGCAGAATGGGAATCGATGGAAAGTTTACCATCAAGCGGAAATGGTTATGACAGTGACTTGTTTGTGCCAAAATCCAAAAGGCTTTTAAACACGAACCCTCCGCTAAAACTACCGGCGTCGGTACGTATCCCAGCGGATGAACTCTACAAAGAGCATTTCACCCCTGAGAAGGGCAGTAAACCGATACCTCCGCTGGTGCAGTCGATACTTCTGCCCACAGCACCTACCGAGATATCAGCTACTCCAGTCCCCGGTGAACCGAAGACGGTGGAGGTTTTGTGTTACCTGGACCGGATGTACGTGAGAGTCCTGAAGAGCTTTTGTTCTAGTCCCGGCGCGAGGACGCACTTGAAACTGGGAACGTGTGCTGTCAATAAAGCCACGGCCACTCACTATTATCTTCTGTATCCTCTGAAAGGATGTGGTGTAGAACGAGAG GAGGATGCCAATCGAGTGACTTACACGAACACGCTCCATTATACACCAAGTGCCACCGGTTTGATCGTGAGGGACCTGCCGTTTTCGATGCAAATTCGTTGTAGCTACACAAA GTTCCATCGCTCTTATCAGGTTGGATTCATTCCCAAGATAGCAGGTGGAACCTTGTACAGGGGCCTACAAACTCCAGCAGGGTTCTCACTTACGGCAATGGACG CATCTTGGAACTCGCTTGCTGATGGCCAGAGTTTTGTCCTTGGCCAACCCGTATGCTTCGAAGCCAAAGGCCCCAGGGTTGCAAACAAAAGGCTGTACATGAACAGTTGTTTTGTCAGTTCCACTCCATACCTTCAGGCGGTGGAGAAATATTCTGTGGTGGAGAATTATGG ATGCCTGGTGGACAGCAAGAACAGCTTTCTGACAAAGTTCCACACCAGTGTTAATAAGATGACTGTGAGGCTTTGTGTTGCAGCTTTTCTGTTTGAAAACATGATTTCTCTGCCACAGTCCAAACag ACCATGTTTATGCATTGTGAGTTGGTCTTTGGACCACAGACCCCTACACCAACTGCCAAGTCATGCACGTATGATGCACAAACCAACCA GTGGACTGAGTTACACGGTGGCATCACCATATGTGACTGTTGTGCATCTACATGTCCTACTCCTCAAGTTCCATCTG TAGGTAAGACATTGATCACCAGTGATTCTTGGGATTTGAAGATGCGCCCAGAAACCTCATCACCTCTTTCACCTGAGTCCATGCCTGAATCGTCTTTATCTGGCCATGATGACTTTGATTTGTTCTGGGAATCTGATGattactag
- the LOC128017522 gene encoding probable E3 ubiquitin-protein ligase HERC4, translating into MLCYWGAQIREGLGLEQQDKVKHGNCGIRSMCPKSKVQDMSAGRSFVGFVRDGKVSVLRLRSEQDNHDGKLKHLQLKNDRIRLIVCGGDGAVLLAYGGNVLIMDKSTVCRPLKGLDNRQVIQIACGDHHSMALTHDGHVFVWGDNSHGQLGLEKDHPGSPSAQHVKSLSGVPLAQISAGGDHSFGLSLSGVVFGWGKNSAGQLGLGDTTDRHVPTVVKSLNQKKTVSISCGGEHTATLSKGGTVFTFGSGGSGQLGHKSFKDEHHPRVVAELWGSEVSQVTCGRHHTLVSVASSKRIYSFGCWMQGKLGNCKMIKKSVPFPVDLSTQCNHEYTIEKLIAGENHSFALSFKVLGNKSAKSKPNPIREVLTLNDRMIDRWVSDRDSWAAIKKEIKKVFSSSACLNGSFLKASRDEHDFELAEKAFSKLLENEKVTSKVVEVVQQMLQSLNPNPFGEESLRLYILLPELIRRLQKQQRTELTEALASKILELKPAVRKVLEKYWSKLPDDCLKSLVRLFQKPSAEMIGQVSRGEMNQDTHHLENFMQILQMIYQVCCSANRDFTNRDFIIHEINDLLDTLQATMEDLDGFDYYETDLKNYYIGIIKILFKFPFAADTESKWRMFRYLRDEWIQRSQDRFILNDDVSTLRINRESVLTDTLEYLRQGTHSFSNELKVVFVGENGIDMRGLSAEFFSLLFQSLLKWEKKVLEVHESSLVWFNPDGMQDDSDFYYLGVICGMALYNHHHINLDFPLALYKKLLQLSPTLNDLEELSPVEARSLKSLLEEDEDEVLEMLSLDFMVKGQELIPNGNQILVTKSNRWNYVDLYVDTVFNKSVKNQFEHFSRGFFKGCPLDFWKMFHPEELKQLLQGSPKYEWKELQQCASYENCSASEELIKNFWTVFFEFTEENKRKLLTFLYGTDRVPEGGFSQRSMKISQLNCPDPEDRLPVAQTCFGRLILPKYSDINTLRDKLMHAISFCEVFGRG; encoded by the exons ATGTTGTGTTATTGGGGAGCGCAGATCAGAGAGGGTTTGGGACTGGAACAGCAGGACAAAGTCAAACATGGTAATTGTGGAATTCGGTCCATGTGTCCGAAATCAAAAGTTCAGGACATGTCAGCTGGACGGAGTTTTGTTGGATTCGTCCGGGATGGGAAGGTCTCGGTCCTGAGATTGCGCAGTGAACAAGATAATCATGATGGAAAACTAA AGCACCTGCAGCTAAAGAATGACAGAATCAGACTGATCGTCTGTGGAGGAGATGGTGCCGTTCTTCTTGCTTATGGAGGAAATGTTCTCATCATGGACAAATCTACTGTGTGCAG GCCTCTCAAAGGTCTGGATAACAGGCAGGTGATTCAGATCGCATGTGGAGACCATCATTCAATGGCACTAACCCACG ATGGTCATGTGTTCGTATGGGGTGATAACTCTCACGGTCAGCTGGGTTTAGAGAAAGATCATCCCGGCTCTCCGTCTGCTCAACATGTTAAGAGTCTGAGTGGGGTCCCACTGGCTCAGATCAGCGCTGGAGGAGACCACAGCTTTGGGTTGTCTCTCTCTGGAGTCGTGTTTGGATGGGGAAAGAACTCTGCTGGACAGCTGGGCCTCGGAGACACTACAG ACAGACACGTCCCAACGGTTGTAAAGAGTCTTAACCAGAAGAAAACTGTGTCCATCTCATGTGGAGGGGAACACACCGCCACTTTATCGAAG GGTGGTACAGTATTCACATTTGGATCAGGAGGTTCTGGTCAGCTTGGGCACAAATCATTCAAAGACGAGCATCATCCTCGGGTGGTTGCTGAACTGTGGGGATCTGAAGTGTCACAGGTCACATGTGGGAG ACATCACACTCTCGTATCAGTCGCATCGTCAAAGCGGATCTACTCATTTGGATGTTGGATGCAAGGGAAGTTGGGAAATTGCAAAATGATCAAGAAGTCTGTGCCTTTCCCTGTGGATCTGTCAACTC AATGTAATCATGAATATACGATTGAAAAACTCATAGCTGGGGAGAATCATTCCTTCGCTTTGTCTTTCAAA gtacTTGGAAATAAGTCTGCAAAGTCTAAACCCAATCCTATCAGAGAGGTTTTGACATTAAATGACAGAATGATTGACCGCTGGGTGTCTGACAGAGACTCATGGGCAGCAATAAAGAA ggaaataaaaaaagtgttttcctCTTCTGCCTGTTTGAATGGAAGTTTTCTCAAAGCAAG TCGTGATGAACATGATTTTGAGCTGGCTGAAAAGGCTTTTTCAAAGTTATTAGAGAATGAAAAGGTGACATCAAAG GTAGTGGAGGTGGTTCAACAGATGCTGCAATCTTTGAATCCCAATCCATTTGGTGAGGAATCACTAAGACTTTACATCCTCCTGCCTGAGCTCATCAGACGTCTCCAGAAACAGCAACGAACTGAACTCACTGAAGCGCTGGCCTCCAAAATTCTTGAGCTGAAACCCGCCGTTCGCAAGGTTTTAG AGAAGTACTGGTCCAAACTGCCGGATGATTGCCTCAAAAGCCTGGTCAGGTTATTTCAGAAACCATCTGCTGAGATGATTGGCCAGGTTTCTCGTGGAGAAATGAATCAGGATACACATCACTTGGAGAACTTCATGCAGATCCTTCAGATGATCTATCAG GTCTGCTGCAGTGCCAACAGAGACTTTACAAACAGGGATTTCATCATTCATGAGATCAATGATCTACTAGATACG CTGCAAGCCACCATGGAAGACCTGGACGGGTTTGATTACTATGAAACCGATTTGAAAAACTACTACATT ggaattattaaaatattattcaagTTCCCTTTTGCGGCTGACACTGAATCTAAATGGAGAATGTTTCGT TACTTGCGGGATGAATGGATACAGAGAAGTCAAGACAGATTCATATTGAATGACGATGTCAGCACGTTGCGCATAAACAGAGAATCGGTGTTGACCGACACACTTGAGTATCTCAGACAAGGCACCCACTCATTTTCCAACGAATTGAAG GTGGTGTTCGTCGGGGAGAATGGAATAGATATGAGAGGTTTATCAGCAGAATTTTTCTCCCTCCTTTTCCAGTCTCTTCTGAAATGGGAGAAGAAGGTGCTGGAAGTCCACGAGAGTTCACTGGTTTGGTTCAATCCTGAT GGCATGCAAGATGATAGTGATTTTTACTATCTTGGTGTCATCTGTGGAATGGCACTCTACAACCATCATCATATAAACCTTGACTTCCCGCTGGCCTTGTACAAGAAACTTCTCCAGCTGAGTCCCACTCTGAATGATCTGGAGGAGCTGTCTCCTGTGGAGGCCAG AAGTCTGAAAAGCCTTCTTGAGGAGGATGAGGACGAGGTATTGGAAATGCTCTCTTTGGATTTCATG GTCAAAGGGCAGGAGCTCATTCCAAATGGAAATCAAATTCTAGTGACCAAATCTAATAG atggaATTATGTGGATTTGTATGTCGACACTGTTTTCAACAAATCAGTGAAGAATCAGTTTGAGCATTTTTCAAGAGGTTTCTTTAAGGGGTGCCCGCTCGATTTCTGGAAAATGTTCCACCCCGAGGAACTCAAGCAGCTTCTCCAGGGTTCACCTAAATACGAGTGGAAGGAGCTTCAGCAG TGTGCTTCCTATGAAAATTGTTCAGCCTCTGAGGAGCTCATCAAGAACTTCTGGACTGTTTTCTTTGAGTTCACAGAGGAGAACAAGAGGAAGCTTCTGA ctTTCTTGTATGGAACGGACCGTGTCCCTGAGGGAGGTTTCTCACAGCGCTCTATGAAGATTTCACAGTTAAACTGTCCTGATCCAGAAGACCGACTGCCAGTGGCCCAGACCTGTTTCGGCAGATTAATTCTTCCAAAATACAGCGATATCAACACACTCCGGGACAAGCTAATGCACGCAATCAGCTTTTGTGAGGTTTTTGGACGAGGGTGA